tcctcctctccctcctcctctccctcctcctctccctgcttctctccctcctcctctccctctttctctcctcctcctctccctcctccccctgttctagaagggagaggtgggagTGCGGACAGTGCTGGCTGAGCTGAGGGAGACGTCATCCGAGTccgaggggaggctggggctgggggagtggtcagagctggggctgggggaggggtcgGCGCCGGGCCCTGGGGGAGGGCTTCGACAGGAGGGGGCCAAGAGCAGGCCAGGGAGGCAACTGGGTGGTTCCATCTtggtcgtcgtcgtcgtcgtcatcggCAACTGCTGCGACCTCACATCCTGGTGGCGTCCTCGTCTGAGAACCTGCCCCTCCTTATCAAGAGCGGTGgtctggggggggagggcggagaCAAGAGACAACCAATCAGATACGCCTGTGCTGGGACGCTATGCGGTTTTGGAAGCGGGCGCGTCGTCACGCGTCACAGGCAGGAAGAcggcagacaaacacagaggtgCTCATCCACGGTTCAGCATGGGGACAGGACCAGCTCACCCACCTCAAGGCTACACACAGGGAAGAGAGCAAGCCACACACTGGATGCccttaactcacacacacacacttacacatccCCCCTCCGCACACCCTCATCCCCAACACAAGGCCCACGTGTAGGTGTGTGGCACACACGACACACGTGTGTGAGGCGATCACAacgatgcacagacacacaaagccaGACAGGGACAGCATAGCAGATGGGGTTATGCAGGGCCCGTGCAGGACTCATGGCTGAGCCTATGAGGGGTTAGGATTACTGACGGAACACGCAAGCAGCCAATGAGCACGCCGGGGCACAgacaggggggggcggggcgtaAAACCAGCAATGCCGCCTCGGATTGGCTGAAACGGGGCGTACCTGATCCAGTACATGGTTGGGTGCTGGTGGAAATCCAACGACCCAGAGCGTTGCATGGAAAAGCTGTGGTCCAGCTGAGCAGGGAAAAACCAGCACATTCCTCCTTAAAATGTGTTCAGTCCACCTTAAAACTTGTTCGGCCCACCTTAAAACTGTTCCAGACCATCCTAATACTTGAACAGTCTATCTTGAacgtacatttttttatcacTCCGTCTTAGAACTAGTGAACTCAACCTTAAAATGAATACACTCCAGCCGATTTAATCATTCTGTAATCACTCTGAAACCGGTCCAGACCGATCTCAACCGGTCTGGCAGACCAGTGCATTCGGTTCACCTAAAAACCAACTGTCAACCAGCACAACATTCCCAATTTGGCATCCAAACAACAGATGGAGAAGAGTCGAGTTCAGGAGAGTTGTGTTGTGATGGCGTTGGAGAGGGCGGGGCTTACCGAGATGACTGACACCCCGGCGTCTGTGTCGCTGGTCTTGGGGCCGGTGTTAAAGTGCTTCTTGATCTTCCCCGCTACCGAGAGCTGGTGGTCATTCTCCGACAGACCATCATCCTGAacaggcagcagagagagagagagagagagagagagagagagagagagagagagagcaggaggagaggcggagaagggaggaggagagggggttaaGGTtacaagggagagaaggggaaagaggtggaagagagagaaaaagaccccccccaaaaaaagagagCAGAAACAGGGAGAAGGTCAAACTTCAGTCTATTTCCCGGGAGACGTTGAATGTTGATTGGTCGGGTGTCCCGGAGGCGGGCCCTGCAGCTTACATTGACCCAGGGGTGTTCCAGCACCTGCAGGGAAGTGTATCTCTGGtctacctccacctccagcatGGACCGGATCaagtcctacacacacagatgaaaccGTGAATGTCCGCTTCCAAACTCGGAATCGAGAGAGTTCCAGGGTATCATCCTCCactccatcctccatctccacgccccttttcctccctccctgaaaccccttcccccccctcccctgacctcccctctccccctcccttccagaCTCTCACCTTGGCTGTCTCTGAGACGTTGTCCCAGTACGGGAGGGGGAACTCCAGCTGTCCCATCAGAATCTGGTCAAACAGAACCTCCTGGTCGTCACTGCTTCtgcggggacacacacagaacgtGAGTCTGTCGCACATGACTCACGAGTCACATAGACTTCACACATAGAAGTCGCAAGGGAATCAGTCACTCCTGAATCATTTGGACATGAATCAGTCCGCAATCAGACATGAATCTAGCAGAAATTAATTACTTGGAAATGAATCAGATAGACATTACTGTGACTAAAACCACTTCTTGGCACTTAAAATTTCATAATTTGTCAGTTAGTGGGGTGGTCAGTTTGCCATGTAGGTATCTTCTGTGAAGATAGAACTGTTGCTATGTAGCTATCGTTCCGTAATAATTCTTGCCTGGAATCGGTACCTTTGAACTAAAGTGACATTCCCTTTCATGGCCACATGGGGCAGCATGACACCACANNNNNNNNNNNNNNNNNNNNNNNNNNNNNNNNNNNNNNNNNNNNNNNNNNNNNNNNNNNNNNNNNNNNNNNNNNNNNNNNNNNNNNNNNNNNNNNNNNNNACCTGCAGCCATACCCCATTCCAAGcctctatccacacacacacacacacacacacatggctggAAGGCGATAACATCAACGTTATCTCACGTGTCTGGGATTGACGCGAGGGTCATATATTTTGCTGCCGGTGggacacgtgtgcacacacacacacacacacagtaccgtTCCGAGTTCACCCGGAGGTGGCACACAAACTGGAATAAGGATTTACAGTCTGTCTGGTTTCTCGCCCACAGCTCCCATGATTCAGCAGGTGTGTGACAACGCTCGCTCTGATAATCAGGATATTTCTGTCTGCCTCGCAGAGCAAGGTGTCATCTGTGCTGTCAGAATTTCTCTCTTCGCCTCACAAACTGTTAATTGCCTGTGCATTGTAGGCGTGTGcatatgtacgtgtgtgtctgtgtgagtgtgtgtgcctctgtgtgtgtgtgtgtaggtgtttggCTTGGGCTTCTGCTACTAGAGCGAGCCATAGTGGagctgtccgtggtgctgaaTCCAAAGCATGCCTCAGTACAGTGATAATGTGCTTGGCACATGGGAGgaaggtgatggagagagagaggaagaaaaagagagagagaactaaggAGACACAACTTTGGTGCCTTAACTCATCTCATCAGACAGCGAGGTGAaggcaggaggaaggagagaaataaagacagGTCGAGCGAGGTGAAGAAAGctagagcgatagagagaggttGAAAAAGGTAGACTGaggtaaaaagagagaaagagagaggtcaagatagatagagagaggtagacagatagagaggTGAGAATGGGCTGAGTTAGCCAGAACAGCAGACTGGTCCCACTGAGTTATATAAGGACAGAGGCACACAGTTATGTAAGCCAAGCTTCGGCTCTCCACAGGGGGGAAACAAACTtggtggaaatgtgtgtgtgtgtgttttgcgtgattgtgtgtgtgtgagagtgtatgtgtgggtgcgtgcgtgcgtgcagcgtgtgtgtgcccattggcatgtgtatgttttttttgtttttttaagcgtCTGTGTTTGAGTATGCGTGTGTAATTGGGACCAAACTTTCCGTGTTcgcgaaagaaaaaaaggaatgagATATCAGGTTGGGTTCCCCCGAAGGAACGGGAGCTGGCGAGATGAatgctccacacagccccctcccaccccctccgtcctctctctcatccccccctcccttcccagccctccccccacctcccttttCTAATCTCATCTCCACCCCCCAACCATCCCCATTCTCTCCCCCTAATCTCCTCCTTTCATATATCTCGCAACCCTCCTGTATCATTCTGTAGCGTCCATATATCTTTCCAGCGCCAGGTTATGACAATAagataagaaagagagagagagacagaaagagagagacggaaagagagagagagacagacgggggagagagagaccagttatCTACAATAGCAGAGGCTTTTGTGTCACTGGCGTTCCAATTGTGTGAACAGAGGTCTGCTGTCACTGCAAtactgacaacacacacacacacaagcacactcacacacacacacacacacacatggacacactaaCCCCCAGGGATCCCCCGTCAACCAACAACTTTTCTGGAAAAGAACAACAcatcaaaacacaaaaacacacacaaacacatgctcatCTACTCTCGCAAGCAAATCTATCTGTGGAGAACAACAGTGTTTTCACAGTGCATCTGTTGAGGGGAACTGATGCACACACTGACAAATCCTCCtcatcagttcatctcacacacacacccacacacacacaaacacacacacacacactgtgaggcGCAGCAAATGCTATACTCAGGTGGTATGAATGACTCAGCAAAACGGCAGGATCAAAAAAAGACTCCAGTTCCCATGACAGCACAATACAGCAGACAGCGGGGTTATCGTTTCTAATCATGTTGACCTGAATCGAATGACAACAtctgacagggagagaaagaagatgaGCTgatagagggaagagagggagagagagagagagagagagagagagagagagagagagagagagagagagagagagagagagagaaggagagaaaaagagaacaagGACAGGAACAGAGTCAAAaataaaaagagggagagagacaaagtgagtGATTGAGCGAGAGAgtctttgagagagagaggtagagagagagagagagagagaggcaatatGCTTCCGCTCCATATGAGAGTTGGGCATGCTGCGAGTGCTAATTAAATGAGGTCTAAAGGACTGTAAAAACAACAGAgtgcagacagggagagagaacgagcgagacagtgagagagagagagagagagagagagagagagagagagagagagggagacagaaagagagagagagagacatagagagagagactcagaagCTCCCTCCAGCCAAGGGTAGCAACCAGGCCAGACCCAACGCCGCAGTGTGGAAGCCAGGGTGTTATTATGGGATGCGCTGGCCTCCTGCAGGTGCTGTACTCTGTCCGACGCCCCACAGGGAGCCCAGGTCTGCTGAAGCAAAACCCCACAAAGAACACCGTATCCCTGGCAACCGTCGTGACAGGTGCCACTGTTTGAACCAAACTGCAACTAAATGGACGGATGTTAATCAATACATTGTGACTTCCAAAGGCAGATTAACATAACGCAATCCTCATATTGATTATCAGGGACTGTCCTGGGGAGTATGGATAAAAACTGTGCTGGACCCTTATTGAATAACAGAGTGGTTCCATTTCCTGTGTGCGTGGTTATGCGCTGCTTGCAAAATGCATTGACATAAAACCCTCACTGTTGAAGCATTGCAGGGGGTTTAGAGAGGTCGAAAAGCAtttcgatgtgtgtgtgtgtgtgcgtgtgtgcgtgcatgagcCTCTCCAGGTCGTCTTGCACTACAGCagctgggggtctgggtgtgtgtgtctgtgtgtgtgtgtgtctgtctacgtGTGTATGAACACAGCTTACGGGGTAATAATAGGTGAGTCGTGTCCGTGGCCTAAGCCACTTAAGGGTTGTCTTTTTCATTTCCTAGATCCGACATACACATCCTAGAATGCTCTGACATCACTGCCGATCAGCCCGTTCCTAGGCAACTGGATCATATCGTCATAGAAACTGCCCAAAGCACCTTGGCCTGCTGGGAGACATGAGTGGCTGGGGATCGTGGGTGAACAGAGACTCGGCTAAAAATAAAGTGAATCAAAGCCTGGAGTGTGTAAAACAATCTGTCTGTGATAGGAGACATCTGATAGTCTCACTGTGGTCCTCACTCAGGATCCGTGGAGGCTGGTGAGGTCGAGGGTCGGGAGGGTGGGAGTGCTGGTGGGAGACCTCCGTGGCTCTGTGGTTTAGCAGGCTCTGACAGTGCTCAAACCACCCCAAACATGAAACGTGTCTTCCGTTTCATTTCACTTCAGCCTCATactgttcctctctccctccgctctgttttccctccctccctccctctctttaaaCCCCCTCGCTATcctcctattctctctctctctctccccctctctctcccccccctccctctctctccctctctatcctcctatactctctctatctctctccccctttctctccccccctccctctctctccctctctatactcctatactctctctctctctctctctctgggccttcATGTTCAGTCTGGTTCGTCTGCAGCATGAGCagagtgtgtatgcgtgcgtgtagCGGAGTGTTCTCAACCATGTCACATCCTGTCAGGACAGGACGTGGCCCACGACAACGCCACCATGACCAAACAAAAGAAACTAATTGGATTTACCAGACGGACTGACACAGGCTTTTTAGGGTCGTCTTACACAGACTTCCAAGGCTAAAATAGAACATAGGGACACACACGAGTAgaacaaagatacacacacaatgtaacAATGTATTTCTTCCATGGCCAACCATTCTTTAACTATCGCCCATGTAAAACGAGACGCGCTACATTATAGCAGAACCCTCTGTCGGAATCGAGACGCTTGTTCGGTCGTTGCTACGCCACAGTAGGGTAGGAATCATGGGAGAGATGTAGGCCACTCCCCTGTGCTTCTTGTCTGATTAAGCAGGTTAATAAAGGGGCCTGGATGCCTGACTCTATCCTAGGGGCGCTGTGGCTCTCTGGGTCTCCAGACCCCCCAGGGCTCCGTTCAGGGGCCAGACCCAGAAACCTACATTCGCCCCTGGGTGACTGACTGGCAAGGCCTCCTgtgacgtacacacacacacacacccttcctgaCACATTGAAGACTTGTATGATTGAAGCCATGTAGGTAACAGCACGTTTACAAGTCGGAGAGTTCAAAACAGGGATTTGTGTCGATGACTGTTTCCGTAACTTCTACAAACGCCGCCTTTTTCCTCGTAAAAGGAACGGGTTCCTCGTGCGTCCGGCCATTTTCACAAGGCCTTTGGCATCTGAGAGACAAAAAACCCTAACTGTGTTTGTGAAATGAAAGGAAACAtacctccttcttcagctccttGCTGGCCAACTGAGTCTGGATTAGCCTCCTTTAGGAGGTGGGATTGGGAGTTTGTGGTGGGATTATCTAGAGTTAACCATGACCTCTGAACAGTTCACCAAGAGGAGGGTTGTATGCAGTTAGGGACCAGGATGGGCTAAACACGATACCAGTGGGGTAACAGACAGCCCTGGAGAAGCAATCGCCTAGGGAATTATCCTCTGACCCTGACCTGTGACTCAcagcaacccccccctccccatacacacacacatacacacacacagactatacCTCACTTCAAAATCTCTGTATACTCACCCACTCCCaccagacactagtttagctgtgcgtttttttctcactctcttttcgtCCACTACTGCCAGTTACATAATGACTGCGCACAAATACACTTGCTCgccctcgccctctctcctcccttctctctctctcgttccatcACAGACCacaacagcacacaaacacacaccaaaacaccgCTTCACAGAGCTGGTTACAATCCCAGCCCATCTAGCAGCGCGTTGCCATGCCCACGGGCCCAATCGATGGCAGGCCTAAAAATAGTACACACCCCATAATAGTTTTACCTTGCGAGCGAGGTGCAAGGCGTCGCCATTGTGCAATCACCACCGCTCACGGTCGCCAAtggagaccaggagggagaatCGCATGATATGATGGAAAACCTGATGACAGGATGTTATCGAATGTAGAGAGTCCAATGGTGTGAATCTGTCTGCTCTGAAATGGTCTAGTTCTGTCTAGCCTGGGGGTTTTTAACTGTTGAATAAGTTCACCCTGTCAACAGACATCTAGAACCTTCTCTTTACATTAATGACATGGAAACTAGACAGAAAAGTGTCCGGTTCTTCCTGACCAATTCCATTTACAAATTcctcataaaaaaaaattattaagCGTTAATCTGCCAGCTGGAATAGCAAAACCATGATTAGCCTGTTCAGTCTGAGGGGATTACTGGCCTCCCTTATTCTCACATTCATAGGACCAAGGTATTCACTGTTTATAAGATCTTCATCGACGCAAAAACTTGCAGAAAGCCGATGAGGAACAAGAAGCTTTTGTAAGGAGAGAAGGcgcggtagagagagagagagagacagagagagagagagagagagagagagagagagagagagagagagagagagagagagagagagagagagagagagcgataaagagagataaagagagtcaaaaggagagaaagagaatcgCGTGAGAGATGAAAAGGTGACATGGTGGCACACAGCAGGCGTCACGACCCGGTAAGAGAAAGAACTTTGAACCCACCTACCCCGtctgggtaacacacacacacaaaaacacacacctagAGACACATACCTCCTTTACTAATTGAAACAGAGATTGTGATCCGGCTCACCATTGGTGCCTCAGACAGATGGTGTATCCTCATTTTacctgtctgagtgtgtgtgcgtgtgtgtctgttggtgtgtgtgtgtgtgtgtgtgtgtgtgtgtgtgaggagagtgtTAGTGTGCCTGTATTTGTTTCAAAAACATGCCTTTTTTAAATGTAcctatatgtttgtgtgtccttatatagtttgtgtgtgtgagtgtgagtgtgtgtgagagagagagacagagagagagagagagagagagagagagagagagagagagagagagagagagagagagtgtcagccAGAGAGAGGATGGAATATCAATGAGGATGACACTGTGCTATTTCTGTCTTTCCTCTGGAGCTCTGGAGAAAAGCAACTGCGTGGGCGAGAGACCAGACTCCATtcatacatctctctctctcctttctgtatGTCACACACGATGACAACAAACAGGTTTGAGTCTGGACAGGTAGGAATGGTTGAGAAAGTGCCATAGCCTATAGTGGTCATGGACAAAATGCCTCAATTACTGTATATAGGAACCTTTATCatggctagctaactagctaacagtAGCTAGCCTCTATTGGCCAAAGTGACAGAACTCACTAGTTTCCCCTCCATCGTGTAGATCTTCTTGACCACCCCAGAGTCCAGCTTGATGGCGTCCGTGATGTCGGTGAGGACCTGTTCGTAGGAGTGGGCCGTCTTCTTGTTGAGCAGGATTCGAACGGCCTTGCGGGGCTTCACGCCGCTACGCACCACCGTCACCAGCTTGGGCCGGATGAAGTCCTTGTTCTCGCGGTTCTCGGGGGGCCCGGCTTTGGCGCTGCCCAGGGAGAGGGGCCCACGGGCGGCCGCGGCCGAGGCCTTGACGTTGACCGACCAGTTGGGGTTGACGTTCTTGGTGTAGTCCAGTTTTTTGTAAACCTCGATGCAGCCGCATACATAGCTCTCACctgtggatggggggggggggggggtgggggagaggtcaAGGAACCGATGTAAAGGTTGGGGAAGGCTGGCTACATTTAATTTTGAGGTAACAGCTAGGCTATACAACATAATATTGTGTATTATTTGTCAACTTAGGTTACCATAcatgtagcctatatatatcCTGACTGCAAGGAAAATAATGATGTCTAAAATAGGCTGATTTATAACTATGGCAGTCCAgtcaggggcgccgtataggggggaaaagttaggacggcccccaaaaaataaaaaaataaaataattattaactttttattttttcatggggcccaaaattcctggcagTGCCCCTGAATCCAGTCTTCCAAGACAAAAAGCTGTACTGCACTGACCACTCATCCTCTGTAGCCAAACCACCCTCTGCTTAATTATGACCTGCCCCGGCTCTAGTGGCTTATTACAGACTCCGACAGCAGCTGTCAAATGGGAGACCCATATGGGCCTCTTTTGCAACACAAAACAAGTTTATGACTGTACTGAAAATCTAGATGCTTGCACTTTTAATATTTTATGATCGCGATAACCGGAGATGTTCTGTTTGAATTAGAGACCTGCAGAAGTGTGAGATTTTACCTTCCACCAGCTGGTCGATAGTGGTGATCTTTTTGGAGCCGTCAATTGAATAAATGATCCGCACGCCTTGGGGTAGGTTCACATTGTCCGACAGGGAGCGGGTGAGGTCAGCCAACAGCGCGTCAAAAGACCGGAACCTGTCTGTGGAGATGGCATAGACTATCCCGTTGAAATACCGGTCTCCGTTGCGGTAGAAACGGACTTTTTTAGCCTTCTTCTCCGAAGTAAGGGTCTTCAAGGTACGGGTCCGGAAAAGGCTGCAGTGAGCGCTGTGTGTTGGACTCAGTACCCCATTCATCCTTCCGCTGCCGCGGGCATGCCGTTGGGCTTTGTCCCGATCGTCAAAATGTTCcagctccatgtctctctcgAAGGTCACGAGCACAGCTCTACTATCTGGAAAGGGAACCGCAAGATAACAAAAAAACTTGTAACTAACACAATATACGAACCTTAAACCAAACACGCGGTACGCGACAGTCAGTCACAATATGGAATACAGGGGTTCAATCCACGACGCTTGTTTTAACAATCGCCTAGTGGTTGTGTCCGGTCTCAAAATAACTTCCTAATGACAGATTAAGCTTTTCTAAGCTCTGAGCAATAGTAGGCTAGGCTATACTCCACTGTCTGTAAACTGTCGTGAGTACTGTGTCATTgattttgaaacactgaaaGAACCGCACAGCCTGCGATCAATCAGTAGGTTGAAGGCAATAGGCAATTACTTTCTGCTTTAGAAATATAAATGATATAAATGATTTTGACTTTTCTTGCAAATATTGTCGAACactaggctatttaagttgattgtACAATATTGTTTGAAAAATATTATCAAGAAGCATTAGCCAGAATAATGCTTTTGGAAAAATGACACAGGCAAAGCAACAATACCAAGCAAGAATAAACTCAATGAAAAGTATCATTTGCAAAGTAAAAAAGTACTAGAACTAGCTGTATGACAGATCATCAGATATGACAGGCAATCCTAGCCTAATTAATAAGCGAGGTTCAGAATCCAATACAAAAATAGGACCTCTGAATAGTTTTCTTACCTACACGGTACACTAACGGTTCGGCGACGGTCACCTCCAGTATTACTGATTATCCAATTCGCCAGATAagttaaaaaaaagatttcagAAGAAAGATAAGCTGTTGACACCTAGTGTCCCTTCCGTTATCTCAGCCAGCAGTGGCCCCGTGCTTTCTTTGTTGTCCGGTGGATCTCTCCTCCGCtagtgtgtgcgcgcgcgtgtgtgactgtgtgtgtgagagagagagagaaaaaagagcgtGCCGTGTAGGCTGGGCTTGGCTAGCACCAgctgttctccctccccttgGCTTCCCCCCCCActtctcctccgcctcctccccctcctgagtcgTGTCTGGTGTTTTTtgtagagcccccccccccccctcattggGATGCAGTCCCACACCCGGGCTTGCAAGGCGTGGGACTGCACCCCCTCACACGCTGCACGCCCCGTTAAACCACAAGACACGCGCTGGTGGTGTCATAAGGGAGTGAGTGGGGGAGTATTTTTTTCTCAATCATTATTCAGTGGGCGTGTGCCCGAAgggggaggatgtgtgtgaaagaaagaaagatggagataGTGAGCATATTTATGTTAGGGAGGTCAAGAGAGGCATATGAAGTTGTTCTCTTCTATGGCCATGAATGTCTTTACTAAATTGCAGTTGCTATTCAAGAAATACAGCTTGATTGAAAAATGAATGAAGTGTTTGAAGTGAACTGAGTTTGGGAGATTTGATATTCTCTCGTTTTTGCTCTCCCATGAACATActtgtgtgttgggtgtgtgtgcttgtgtgttgtgtgtgtgtgtgtttgtgtacagtacggAGTAATCACAAAGGACGTGAAGAGAGAAAGTGGACTGCAGGGGTGGAGGACAAGATGGATCAAAGTGACCTAGATCCTGTCCCCAGGAGACCACCAAGCACGTCACCTCTCCATcgcccctccatctcctgccccctcctcccccctccatctcctgccccctcctccccctccatctcctgccccctcctccccctccatctcctgccccctcctccccctccatctcctgcccctctcctccccctccatctcctgcccccctcctccccctccatctcctgccccctcctccccctccatctcctgccccctcctccccctccatctcctccccctccatctcctgcccctctcctccccctccatctcctgcccccctcctccccctcctccccctccatctcctccccctccat
This Hypomesus transpacificus isolate Combined female unplaced genomic scaffold, fHypTra1 scaffold_226, whole genome shotgun sequence DNA region includes the following protein-coding sequences:
- the dclk1a gene encoding serine/threonine-protein kinase DCLK1a; translated protein: MELEHFDDRDKAQRHARGSGRMNGVLSPTHSAHCSLFRTRTLKTLTSEKKAKKVRFYRNGDRYFNGIVYAISTDRFRSFDALLADLTRSLSDNVNLPQGVRIIYSIDGSKKITTIDQLVEGESYVCGCIEVYKKLDYTKNVNPNWSVNVKASAAAARGPLSLGSAKAGPPENRENKDFIRPKLVTVVRSGVKPRKAVRILLNKKTAHSYEQVLTDITDAIKLDSGVVKKIYTMEGKLTGSSDDQEVLFDQILMGQLEFPLPYWDNVSETAKDLIRSMLEVEVDQRYTSLQVLEHPWVNDDGLSENDHQLSVAGKIKKHFNTGPKTSDTDAGVSVISTTALDKEGQVLRRGRHQDVRSQQLPMTTTTTTKMEPPSCLPGLLLAPSCRSPPPGPGADPSPSPSSDHSPSPSLPSDSDDVSLSSASTVRTPTSPF